One window from the genome of Emys orbicularis isolate rEmyOrb1 chromosome 10, rEmyOrb1.hap1, whole genome shotgun sequence encodes:
- the SNN gene encoding stannin → MSIMDHSPTTGVVTVIVILIAIAALGALILGCWCYLRLQRISQSEDEESIVGEGETKEPFLLVQYSAKGPCVERKAKLTPNGTEIHS, encoded by the coding sequence ATGTCTATTATGGATCACAGCCCTACCACTGGAGTGGTGACTGTAATAGTCATTCTGATTGCTATTGCTGCTCTTGGTGCCTTGATATTGGGCTGCTGGTGTTACCTGCGTCTGCAAAGGATCAGCCAGTCTGAAGATGAAGAGAGCATTGTGGGAGAAGGAGAAACCAAAGAGCCTTTCCTTTTGGTGCAGTATTCTGCTAAAGGACCTTGTGTAGAGAGAAAAGCAAAGCTGACTCCTAATGGCACAGAAATTCATAGCTAA